The Primulina eburnea isolate SZY01 chromosome 8, ASM2296580v1, whole genome shotgun sequence genome contains a region encoding:
- the LOC140839045 gene encoding uncharacterized protein, whose amino-acid sequence MKEVVKSEVLKLLNVGVIYAISDSSWVSPVQVVPKKGGITVVRNENDELISTRTVTGWQVSIGYRKLNNATRYNQIAIAPEDQEKTTFTCPYDMAEEIMEVFMDDFSVFGSSFDHCTAPIMIVSNWKEPLELMCDASDYAVGAILGQRREKVFRAIYYASCTMDAAVQNYTTTEKEMLAVVFDFEKFRPYLIGTKVIVFTDHAAIRYLFAKKDAKPRLIRWILLIQEFDFEAKDKKGNENQVADHLSRLELEDKREEGAIQETFLDEQLFEVNTVIPWFADIANFLSCGTLPPDLSYHHQKKFVHDIKFYYCDDSLCIRAVDYVLKWVEEIATNTNGARVVAKFMHKNIFTRFGPPRAIISDEAERNDGEAFVRGKLFDFSSVELNRVLETPAVDDTV is encoded by the exons ATGAAGGAAGTTGTAAAAAGTGAGGTGCTAAAATTGTTAAATGTTGGTGTAATTTATGCAATCTCTGATAGTAGTTGGGTATCTCCTGTACAGGttgtgcctaaaaagggtggaaTAACTGTGGTTAGAAACGAAAATGATGAATTGATATCTACTCGTACTGTAACTGGTTGGCAAGTAAGTATTGGTTATAGAAAGTTGAACAATGCTACac gttataaccaaATTGCTATAGCGCCAGAAGATCAAGAGAAGACTACTTTCACGTGTCCCTATG ATATGGCGGAGGAAATaatggaagtcttcatggatGACTTTTCGGTATTTGGTTCATCGtttgatcatt GCACTGCACCGATCATGATAGTGTCGAACTGGAAGGAGCCCTTGGAGctaatgtgtgatgcaagtgattatgcagtGGGCGCTATCTTAGGCCAAAGAAGGGAGAAGGTGTTTAGGGCGATTTACTACGCAAGCTGCACGATGGATGCTGCAGTACAAAATTACACTACGACCGAGAAGGAgatgcttgcagtagtatttgaCTTCGAAAAATTCAGACCTTATTTGATTGGAACAAAGGTAAtcgttttcactgaccatgcagctattCGCTACCTATTCGCCAAGAAGGATGCAAAAccacgcttgataaggtggattttgctaatacaagaatttgactttgaggCCAAGGATAAAAAAGGTAATGAGAATCAAGTAGCTGACCACTTGTCGAGGCTTGAGCTAGAGGATAAGAGAGAAGAAGGAGCTATACAAGAAACATTCCTAGATGAGCAACTCTTTGAGGTAAACACAGTAAttccttggtttgctgatattgcAAATTTTTTGTCTTGTGGTACCCTTCCTCCAGATTTGAGCTATCATCATCAGAAGAAGTTCGTCCATGATATCAAGTTCTATTATTGTGATGATTCATTGTGTATAAGAG cTGTGGATTATGTTTTGAAATGGGTGGAAGAAATTGCCACCAACACTAATGGCGCTCGTGTTGTAGCTAAATTCATGCACAAGAACATCTTCACCAGGTTTGGACCACCGAGAGCTatcataagtgacgaag CGGAGAGGAACGATGGTGAGGCATTTGTGCGAGGGAAGCTGTTCGATTTTAGTTCAGTGGAGCTTAATAGGGTGCTTGAGACACCGGCGGTAGACGACACAGTTTAG